The following nucleotide sequence is from Quadrisphaera setariae.
TCGAGGTGGTCAGTGCGATGACGCGCATGCCCGCAGCGCGTCCCGCGGAGACGCCGGCGGGGGCGTCCTCGACGACCATGCAGTCGGCTGGCGACACGCCCAGCAGCCGGGCGGCGAGGAGGTACCCCTCGGGGTCGGGCTTGCCGCGGGTGACAGCGGCGCCGCCGATGACGACGTCGGGAACGGGAGCGCCACCCGCGCGGAGGCGGTCGCGGACGCGGAAGTCGTCGCCGGAGGTCACGACCGCCCACCGCTGCGGGTGCAGCTGCGCCAGCAGCGCGGGCACAGCGGGGTAGAGGGAGAACGCGTCGGGGTCGGAGTCCACGAGCTGCGTGAGCCGGGCGACCTCGCTGGCGGCGTCGAGGTGGGGGGCGACCTCGTCCAGGGTGTCCAGCACCCGGCGCCCGTGCGTCGCCGCGTGGACGGCGTCCGGGTCGAGTCCGTGCACCGCGGACCAGCGGTCCCAGACGCGGCGGTAGCCGGCGTGGGAGTCGACCAGCACGCCGTCGGCGTCGAAGAGCACGGCGCGGGCAGGCGGCTGCGTCGTCGGTGGCGTCACGCCACCATCCTGCCCGCGCCGTTCGATCAGGGGAGGTCGACCTTCGCGTTGTCGCCGCCGGAGTACTGCTTGCCGGTGAGCTTGGCCTTCGCGAAGCTCAGCGCCGTCGCCACGCGGCCGCCGGGGCTGTCCCAGTACTCGGCGGAGTCGCCGTCGACGTGGAGGAGGACGATCCCGTCGTCGTCCTTCCCGTCCGGGAACCACGCCTCCACCACCGCGTTCCACAGCTCGCGCTTCTTGGCGGGGTCGCGGACCACCGAGCCTCGACCGGTCAGCGACACCCAGCTGTCGGAGCTGGCGAAGGTGACGTTGACCTGCGGGTCGTGGGCCAGGTGCGCCACCTTGCGGGAACTGGCCTCGGCGAAGAACCACAGGTCACCGCCGAACTCCGCCTCCTGCACGGCCATCGGGCGGCTGATGAGCGTGCCGTCGGGAGCGGTGGTGGTGAACATCGCCTGCCGCTCGTCGGCGATGAGCTTGGAGACCTTCTTCGTCTGCGCTGCGGGGTCCTCGTCATGAGCCATGACCGCCACCTACCCCGCGGGGGCCGATCCACCCCCTCGGCGCACCAGCTTCGCCGACCTGCAGGTGCCTCCTGCTTGCGCTCGACGGCCGCGCGGCTGCATGATCGCCGGCTCGCCCGGTGCGCGAGCGGTCTCGGTCGCGGTGCAGCAGGAGGTGGCGGTGGACGTCGTCGAGTTCCACGACGTGGAGGAAGAGCTCGGTGCGGGGCGGTTCACCACGGTGCTCCCTCACGTCAACGGGAAGCCGCTGCCGCTTCTCCTGGAGCTGGCCGCCGGTGGACGCCGGGAGCGCTCGGGCCCCACGCCCATGCCCGGTGGGTGGTACGGGCTCGTGGAGGAGGAGGTCCGCTGGCCGAGCCGCCACTACCTCGGCGAGCCGGTGCTGAGCAGCTTCGACGACGACACCGCCCTCCTCGGCTGCGGCTGCGGCATCTGCAGCTGCGGGCCGTTCAGCGCGGTGGTGGACGTCGACGACGAGGCCGTGGTGTGGTCCCGCTTCCGCTTCGCCGACCCCGACGTGCTCTTCACCGGCCTGCGCGACCTCGTGTTCGACCGGGCGCAGTACGAGGCTGCGGTGCGCACCACCGAGGTCTGGGGTGGTGGCCGCGTCTACCGCAGCCGGGGCCACCGCAGCGTCCGCTGATCCCGTCGGCGCGGGAGGTTCCTCTGGTGGTCGGACGGCCCTAGCGTGATCGCGTGATCGCCATCAACCCCTTCGAGTCGGTCGTGCTCACGCTCGTGCCGCTGCTCCTGTGGGCGCTGGTCGTCGTCGCGCTGTACTGGGCGGTGCGGATGGGCGTGCGGCACGGCCTGGTCGACGCGCGCCGTCGCCAGGCCCCGCCGGGCCCGGGGGCAGCCGGACGACCGGTTCCTCCGACGGACGGGGTGTGACGCGGTGCGCGCTCTGTTCGACGACCCCGCGCTGCTCCTCGTCGGCATGGTCCTGCCCGTGCTCGTGGCGGTGGTCGGCGTCGTCGTCCTCTACTGGGTGGTCCGGCTCGGCGTGCGGCACGGTGCTGCCGACGCGGACCGCTCCCTCGGTGGTGGCCCGACGCCGCCCGCCGCCCCAGGGCCGCGAGCCGAGGGCTGACGACGGCGCGGACTCCTCGCGTGCCGGGTCGACCGCCAGACCGGGGTCCGCGACGATGGTCGGGTGTTCCCCGTGCCCGAGGGCTTCCCCGTCTGGATCCTGGCCGCCGTGCCAGCCGCGGTGCTCGCCGTGCTGGTGGTGAACCTGGTGGTCCGCAGCAGGCGCGGTGAGTTCGGGCATGACGCCGGCGGGCGGCGGCGGGCGCCGTGGCTGTGGCCGGTGCTCATCGGGGTCGGCGCCTTCGCCGTCCTGAAGCTCCTCACCGACCGCTGAGGCCGCCGGTGTTCCGCGCCTGCCACGGCGTCATCGCGGTGCTCGTGGTGGTCGGGCTGGTGGTGGACGTGTCAGTGACCGTGGCTGGCGGCCCGAGCGCCAGCGGGGGCGCGGTGGTGGAGCTGGGACTCGCCGACAGGCTGGCCAACCTCTTCTCCTACTTCACCATCCTCAGCAACATCCTGGTACTGGCCGTGTCCGGGACGTTCGCGCTGCGCCCCGAGCCGACTGGCGCGCTGTTCCGCGTGCTGCACCTGGACGCGCTGCTGAGCATCGCGGCCACCGGAGTGGTGTACGCGGTGCTGCTCGCGGCCACGGAGCACCCCACGGGCTGGTCGGTGGTGTCCAACACGATCTTCCACGACGTCGTGCCGGTGGCCTTCCCGCTGGTGTGGCTGGTGTTCGGGCCCCGCCCGCGGCTGACGTGGCGGCTGGTGGCCCTGGCGTTCGTGTGGCCGGTGGCGTGGCTGGCCTACACCTACGTCCGCGGTGCGGTGACCGGCTGGTACCCCTACGGCTTCCTCGACGCCACGCTGCTGGGGTTCTGGGGTGCGCTGCTGGGAGGGCTCCAGGTCTTCGCCGGCGCCGTGGTGCTCGCCGTGGTGATCAAGCTCCTCGACGCACGCCTGCCCGCGCTCACCGGTCGCTCGTCCACGCGCTGACCCGCCGCTCCTCCTCCGCACCTTCCGCGGCGAGTGCGCCAAGGGTGCGCTCGGTGGCGCGCTCTCCGCGGCGAGTGCAGGAGGGACGGAAGCAGCGCTGGCGGTTGAACCGGTTTGACACGTCCGAGTTGAACCGGTTTGACTACCTGCATGGCACACAGGGGTGCGCGGGCGACGATCGCCGACGTGGCGCGCGAGGCGGGCGTCTCCAAGGGCACCGTCTCGATGGCGCTCACCGGTCGCGGTCGCGTCGCGGCCGGCACCCGCGAGAAGGTGCTCGAGGTGGCCCAGCGGCTCGACTGGGTGCCCAGCGCCCGCGCCCGCAGCCTGTCCACCGACCGCGCCGACGCGCTCGGGCTCGTGCTGGCCCGCGAGCCGGAGCACCTCGGCGCCGACCCGTTCTTCGCGCCCTTCATCGCCGGTGTCGAGGCAGCCCTGTCCCCGCGCGGGCAGGCGCTCGTGCTGCACGTCGTCACCACGCCGGCCGAGGAGCGCGAGGCCTACCGCCGCCTGGCCGCGGGCCGCGTGGACGGCGCGCTGCTCACCGACCTCCGCGTCGACGACGAGCGTCCCGCCCTGCTCGCCGACCTCGGCCTGACGGCCCTCGCGGTCGGCCACCAGCGCTCCACCACGAGCAGTGCCCCCCTCCCCCAGGTCGCCCTCGACGACAGGGCCGGGGTCCGCTCCGCGGTCGACCACCTCGTCGCGCTCGGCCACCGGCGCCTCGCGCACGTGACCGGCTCCCAGCAGCTGGTGCACGGCGTGGACCGCCTCGAGGCGTTCCGCGACGCGGTCGCCGCGCACGGCGACGCGCTCGACACCCCGACCGTGCTCGACGGCGACTTCTCCGCCGCCAGCGGCGCGGCTGCCGCCCACCGCTGGCTGGCCGCCCGCGCAGCGCTCGGCGCGGCCGGTGCTCCGACGGCGCTCGTCGTCGCCAACGACCTCATGGCCACCGCGGCGCTCGGCGTGCTCGCGGCGGCCGGAGTGCGCGTGCCGCAGGAGGTGTCGGTCACGGGCTTCGACGACGCCCCGCTGGCCGCTCACCTCTCGCCCCCGCTGACCACCGTGCGCAGCGACGCCGCCGCGTGGGGCCGCGCCGCCGCCGACGCCCTCCTCGACCTGCTCGAGGACGACGACGGCCGACGCGCCGCCGGGGACCGCCCCGGCTCGCCGGACCTGCCGGCCGCCCGGCTGGTGGTCCGCGGCTCGACGGGCGCTCCACCCACCTGACCACCACGATCCAGCCACCACCACGACGAGAGCTTCGACGAGCAGCGACGAGGAGGACGCATGAGGACCAGCGCTCGATGGGGAGCGGTGGCCGCGGCAGTGCTGCTGACCGCGACGACCGCCGCCTGCGGTGGTGGGCAGGGCCCCGGGAACCCGCAGGGCCGCGGCCCCATCACCATCTGGCTGTCCAACAACGAGCAGGAGGTCGCCTGGGGCGAGGAGCAGGTCAAGGCCTGGAACGCCGCCCATCCCGACCAGCGGGTGACCGCCCAGCAGATCCCCGCGGGGAAGTCCTCCGAGGAGGTCATCGGCGCGGCGATCGCGGCGGGCACCACGCCCTGCCTCATCTACAACACCTCGCCGGCGGCGGTGCCGCAGTTCGTCAAGCAGGGCGGGCTCGTGCCGCTCGACACGATGCCCGGCGGCGAGGACTACATCACCCAGCGCACGGGGCAGGCCGCTGAGCAGTACCGCTCCCCGGACGGGCACTTCTACCAGCTGCCGTGGAAGTCCAACCCGGTCATGGTCATCTACAACAAGACGCTGTTCGCCAAGGCCGGGCTCGACCCCGAGGACCCGCAGCTGTCCACCTACGACGACGTCCTCGCCGCCTCGGAGAAGATCGTCAGCTCGGGTGCGGCGCCGTCGGCGATCTGGCCCTCGCCGGCCAGCCAGTTCTTCCAGTCGTGGTTCGACATGTACCCGCTGTACGCCGCCGCCAGCGGCGGCCAGCAGCTGGTGGTGGACGGCGAGGCCCAGGTCGACTCCCAGGCCGCCCTCGACGCCGCGGGCTTCTGGCGGCAGATGTACGCGAAGGACCTCTCCCCCAAGGAGGCGTACACCGGAGACGCCTTCGCCGACGGCAAGGCCGCCATGGCGATGGTCGGCCCGTGGGCGGTGTCGGTGTACGGCAAGGACGTCGACTGGGGCGTCGTGCCCGTCCCCACGCCGAACGGCGAGCCTGCCGACCAGGTCCACACGTTCTCCGACGCCAAGAACGTCTCGCTGCCCGTCGCATGCCAGGACCAGGCGACGGCGTGGGACTTCCTGCAGTTCACCACCAGCGCCGACGCCGACCGCGCCCTGCTGACGGAGACCGGGCAGATGCCGATGCGCGCCGACGTCGCGCGGACCTACGCCGACTGGTTCGCCAGCCCGGACGGCGCCCCGTACGCGCCCTTCGCCCAGCAGGCCGCCCGCACCGTGGAGGTGCCCAACGTGAAGAACTCCGTGGAGATCTGGCAGGACGTCCGCAACGCGTGGACGGGCTCGGTGATCTTCGGCAAGGAGCCCGTCGACTCCGCCCTGCGCGACGCGAACGGCGAGGTCCAGCACCTCCTGGAGGTGCCGTGATGAGCGCCCTCACGCCGGCCCGCCCGGGCTCCGCGTCGTCGTCGTCAGCCAGCGGGAGGGGGTCGACGACGACCAGCGCCTCCGACGGCCGACCGCCGCGTCGCGGCCTCACCGGCCTGCAGCGGGCCTTCGGGCGCCACCCCATCGGGGTGCTGCTGGCCCTGCCGTACGCGGTGTTCCTCGCGGCGGTGTTCGCCTACCCGGTGGTGCTCGCCGCGTGGATGAGCGTCCACGACTGGTTCTTCTCCGCGCCCGGTGTGGAGGTGGACCACCCGTTCGTCGGGTTCGAGAACTACCGGCAGGTGCTCACCGACCCGCAGGTGCACCAGGCGTTCCTCAACATCGCGGTGTTCCTCGTCATCAACGTGCCGCTGACCGTGGCGCTGGCGCTGGTGCTCGCGGTGGCGCTGAACCGCGCGGCCCGCGGGCGGACGTTCTTCCGCGTGGCGTTCTACGTGCCGTACGTGACGGCGAGCGTGGCCCTCGTGGGCGTCTGGCTGTTCCTGCTGGGCGGTGACGGGGTGGTCAACTCGCTGCTCGGTCCGCTCGCGCCGGACCCGTCGTGGCTGGTGAACAGCAGCCTCGCCATGCCGAGCATCGCCGGGTTCGTGGCGTGGAAGCAGCTGGGGTTCTTCGTGCTGCTCTACCTCGCGGCGCTGCAGAACGTCAGCAAGGACCTCTACGAGGCCGCCTCCATGGACGGCGCCGGCCGCGTCCGGCAGTTCTTCACGGTCACCGTGCCGGGCGTGCGGACCACGACGGCCCTCGTGGTCATCCTCGCCACCATCACCGGCGCCAACCTCTTCACCGAGCCCTACCTGCTCACCGGCGGTGGCGGCCCCGACGGCGCGTCGACGTCGCCCGTGCTGCTCATGTACCAGCTGGGCATCGAGCAGGGGAACCCCGACACCGCGTCCGCCCTCGGCATCGTGCTCGTGGTGCTGGTCGGGCTGCTGGTCCTCCTGAACCGCCGACTGCTGAGGAGCGAGTCGTGAGCACCACCACCACCGCCGTCCGCGAGCAGCGACCGGACCAGCAGCCGACGAAGAGGGGCGGGGCGTCGCGGTGGGTGGTGCCCGCCGTCCTGACGCTCGGGGCGCTGGCGTTCCTGCTGCCCTTCTACCTCATGGTGATCGGCTCGCTGCAGGCGGAGCCGGACACCTCCATCAGCGGGCTCGTCCCGTCCGGGGGCCTCACAGGAGCCAACTACGCCAACATCGACGGCTCCATCGACCTGTGGCGCACGCTGCTCAACTCCGGCGTCATCACCGGCGGCGCGATCGTCGGCACGCTGGTGTTCGGGGTGCTGGCGGGGTACGCCCTCGCCGTCCTGCACTTCCGCGGCCGCGGCACGCTGTTCGCGATGGTGCTGCTGGTGCAGGTCATCCCGTTCCAGCTGCTCACCATCCCGCTGTACGTGCTGACCGTGCGCACCTACGGGCTCGCCGACTCCTACCTCGGCATGGTGCTGCCGTTCCTGGTCAACACCACCGCGGTGTTCGTCTTCCGGCAGTTCTTCCTGCAGCTCCCGCCCGACCTGTTCTCCGCGGCCCGCATCGACGGCGCCTCGGAGCTGCGAGTCCTGTGGTCGGTGGCGCTGCCGCTGGTGCGCCCGGCCCTGCTGACGGTGGTGCTGCTGACCTTCATCGGCCCGTGGAACGAGTTCCTCTGGCCGTTCCTCGTCACCAAGGAGGCCTCCATGCAGCCGCTCGCCGTCGCACTGGCCAACTACACGGCCAACGTCGCCGCGACCACCTCCAACCCCTACGGCGCGGTGCTCGCCGGGTCGGTGGTGCTGGCCGCCCCCGCGGTGGGCCTGTTCCTCGTGTTCCAGCGGCACTTCACCGCCACCAACCTCTCCGCGGGGGTCAAGGGATGACCATCACGACGACGACGCGCGCCGCCGCGGTGGCCACCGCGCTGCTGCTCGGCGGCACCTGCCTCGCCGCGCCGGCAGCGGCAGCGCCGGCCCAGCCGCCGGCCGCCGGCCAGCAGGGCCAGGCGGACCGCAAGGCGCCGCAGGGGCAGCGACTGGCGAACACCGGTCACCTGACCACGCTCACCACGCGCGTGGCGCCACCGGCACAGACCGGTCACACGACGTACCGGCTGGCCGAGGAGCCGCAGGTCGGTGTGCTGTGGACGTACGCCGAGCCCTCGCAGCCGCCGGGGGGCCCGGCGCGGCCCGGTGTGACCAGCAAGGACGGCTGGGACCTCATCGGCGGCGGGACCTACGACGCCGCCACCGGCCACTGGACGCAGGGCGCGTTCAACGCCGACGACGTCACCCGCGCCGCCGTCGCCTTCACCCGCCACTGGCGGGCCACCGGGGACGCGGCCAGCCGCGAGCAGGCCTACGAGCTGCTGCGCGGCACGACCTACCTGCAGGTGGCCGACGGTCCGGACGCCGGGAACGTGGTGCTGTGGATGCAGCCGGACGGCCTGCTCAACCGCAGCGCCGAGCCGGTGGAGCTGCCCGACCCGAGCGACTCCGCGGAGTCGTACTGGCTGGCACGCACCGTGTGGGCGCTCGGCGAGGGGTACGCGGCGTTCGCCGCCTCGGACGCCCCCGGCGACCGGGAGTTCGCGGCGTTCCTGGCGCAGCGGATGTCCCTGTCGGTCGACGCGCTGCAGCGCCAGAGCCTGGGGAGGTACGGGCAGTGGCAGGTCGCCGACGGCGACCGCGTGCCCGGCTGGCTCATCACCGGCGGCGCCGACGCGACGAGCGAGGCCGTGCTCGGCCTGGCGTCGTTCGTGGGCGCTGGTGGCAGGGCCGCCGACCCCGCCGTCGTCGAGAAGGCCAGGACGGCGCTGCGGAAGTACGCCGAGGGCGTCGCGGCCATGGGCACGCCACCCACCACCGACGTCACGACCCGCGGGCGCGGCACGGCGGCGCCGACCCACCCGTTCGGGGCGGTGCTGCCGTGGACGCAGTCGCGGTCGCAGTGGCACGCGTGGGGCGCGCAGATGCCGGCGGCGCTGGCCGAGGCCTCCGACGTGCTCGGCGACCCGTCGCTGCTCTCCCCCGCCATCGACGACACGACCGTGTTCACGCCGCTGCTGCTCGCCTCCGGTGGGCCCGACAACTCCCTCGCTCCCGCACCGGTCGACAGGTCGCAGATCGCCTACGGCGCTGACGCGCGGCTGGCATCGGTGCTCGCCGTCGCCGACGAGACGGGTGACCGGAAGCTCGGCACGCAGGTGGCCGGCGCGGCCGGCGCGTGGTTCTTCGGCGCCAACCCCGCGGGCGTTCCCGTCTACGACCCGAAGACGGGCGTCACCAACGACGGCATCAACGCGGACCGCTCCGTGAACAGGAACTCCGGGGCGGAGTCGACGATCCACGGCTTCCTCGCCGCGCTCGCGCTCGACGAGCACCCGGCCGCGAAGGCGATCGCCACGCAGCAGACGCGCGTGACGAAGCGCGACGGGCTGCAGCTGGTGGAGGGCGAGTCCGGCGCAGCGTCCGGCACGGCACCGACCGGCAGCGTCGTCACGCTCCCCGAGGGGAAGGCGTGGACCGGCGAGGCGCAGTGGTCCGGTGGCGCGTACCGCTCGCTGCCCACCGGCGCCGCGACGCAGCTCGCGCTGCCCGCGGCTGGCGGCCCCGGGCCGCGGTGGGCGTCCGTCGTCGTGGACCTGGCCGCGCAGAGGGGCGCTCCGGCGCCGAGGCTCACCGTGGCCGCCCTCGACATGGAGACCGGGAGGACGACCGCGCTGGGCGACGTCGACCTCCGCGGTGTCGAGCAGGGCGTCTCCGCAGGACCGGGGTCGCTGCGGGCGCTGCCGCTGGGCGTGCCCCTGCCGGAGGGCGCCGACGCCCTGGTGGTGACCTCCAGCGGAGCCGCCGACGCCGGGCCGGCCTCGCTGGACGCCGTCCTCGTGGTGCCCCAGACGCCGTCCCTCACCCTGTCCACCCCCGACGGGAAGCGCTCGACCACCGTCAGCACCTCCCTGACCCGCTGACCGACCCGACCCACCTGACCGAGAGGACCCGACTCCGATGACCGCGACCTTCCCCCTGGGCCCGTTCACCCCCCACGCCAGCAACCCGATCCTGTCCCCGCGCGGGACCACGTGGGAGTCGGGCAGCGTGTACAACCCGGCGGCGCTCGTCGTCGACGGGTTCGAGGGCGCCGACGGCCAGGAGGTGGTGCTGCTGTACCGCGCCCACGCCGACGACGTCGTCAGCCACGTCGGTCTGGCCCGCAGCCGCGACGGCGTCCACTTCACATGCGACCCCGACCCGGTGTTCTCCCCCGCCGAGCCCCACGAGGTGCACGGCGTGGAGGACCCGCGCGTCACCGAGGTGGACGGCACGTACTACCTCACCTACAGCGCCTACGACGGCGAGCGCGCCCTGCTGTGCCTGGCCACCTCGACCGACCTGCGCACCTGGGAGCGCCACGGCGTGGTGCTGCCGGAGCTCAACAGCTTCGCCGGGCACGAGGGCGGACCCACCGGCCCGTGGACCAAGGCCGGCGGGATCCTGCCGGTGCAGGTTGACGGGCGCTGGCTCATGTACGTGGGCGAGGGCTCGATCTACCTCGCGGAGTCCGACGACCTCGTCCACTGGCGGCTCGTGTCCGACCGGCCCGTGCTGGAGCCGGAGCCGGGCACGTGGTCGGAGTTCCTCGTGGAGGTCGGCCCGCCGCCGGTGCTCCTCGACAACGGCCTCATCTGCCTGGTCTACAACGCCGCCGTGAAGCTGCCCGAGGGCGGCGTGCGCTACGTGTGCGGGCAGGCCCTCTTCGACCCGGCCGACCCGACGCGCCTGGTGGCGAAGCTCGACCAGCCGTGGCTGGAGCCGCGGACCGCCGAGGAGCAGCACGGGCTGGTCTCCAACGTGACGTTCGTG
It contains:
- a CDS encoding HAD-IA family hydrolase, which codes for MTPPTTQPPARAVLFDADGVLVDSHAGYRRVWDRWSAVHGLDPDAVHAATHGRRVLDTLDEVAPHLDAASEVARLTQLVDSDPDAFSLYPAVPALLAQLHPQRWAVVTSGDDFRVRDRLRAGGAPVPDVVIGGAAVTRGKPDPEGYLLAARLLGVSPADCMVVEDAPAGVSAGRAAGMRVIALTTSNPASAFPDAGDAADLLVVPTLADAAPHLLSWAAQAQPSTW
- a CDS encoding pyridoxamine 5'-phosphate oxidase family protein; this translates as MAHDEDPAAQTKKVSKLIADERQAMFTTTAPDGTLISRPMAVQEAEFGGDLWFFAEASSRKVAHLAHDPQVNVTFASSDSWVSLTGRGSVVRDPAKKRELWNAVVEAWFPDGKDDDGIVLLHVDGDSAEYWDSPGGRVATALSFAKAKLTGKQYSGGDNAKVDLP
- a CDS encoding Pr6Pr family membrane protein, producing the protein MFRACHGVIAVLVVVGLVVDVSVTVAGGPSASGGAVVELGLADRLANLFSYFTILSNILVLAVSGTFALRPEPTGALFRVLHLDALLSIAATGVVYAVLLAATEHPTGWSVVSNTIFHDVVPVAFPLVWLVFGPRPRLTWRLVALAFVWPVAWLAYTYVRGAVTGWYPYGFLDATLLGFWGALLGGLQVFAGAVVLAVVIKLLDARLPALTGRSSTR
- a CDS encoding LacI family DNA-binding transcriptional regulator, which gives rise to MAHRGARATIADVAREAGVSKGTVSMALTGRGRVAAGTREKVLEVAQRLDWVPSARARSLSTDRADALGLVLAREPEHLGADPFFAPFIAGVEAALSPRGQALVLHVVTTPAEEREAYRRLAAGRVDGALLTDLRVDDERPALLADLGLTALAVGHQRSTTSSAPLPQVALDDRAGVRSAVDHLVALGHRRLAHVTGSQQLVHGVDRLEAFRDAVAAHGDALDTPTVLDGDFSAASGAAAAHRWLAARAALGAAGAPTALVVANDLMATAALGVLAAAGVRVPQEVSVTGFDDAPLAAHLSPPLTTVRSDAAAWGRAAADALLDLLEDDDGRRAAGDRPGSPDLPAARLVVRGSTGAPPT
- a CDS encoding extracellular solute-binding protein; translation: MRTSARWGAVAAAVLLTATTAACGGGQGPGNPQGRGPITIWLSNNEQEVAWGEEQVKAWNAAHPDQRVTAQQIPAGKSSEEVIGAAIAAGTTPCLIYNTSPAAVPQFVKQGGLVPLDTMPGGEDYITQRTGQAAEQYRSPDGHFYQLPWKSNPVMVIYNKTLFAKAGLDPEDPQLSTYDDVLAASEKIVSSGAAPSAIWPSPASQFFQSWFDMYPLYAAASGGQQLVVDGEAQVDSQAALDAAGFWRQMYAKDLSPKEAYTGDAFADGKAAMAMVGPWAVSVYGKDVDWGVVPVPTPNGEPADQVHTFSDAKNVSLPVACQDQATAWDFLQFTTSADADRALLTETGQMPMRADVARTYADWFASPDGAPYAPFAQQAARTVEVPNVKNSVEIWQDVRNAWTGSVIFGKEPVDSALRDANGEVQHLLEVP
- a CDS encoding carbohydrate ABC transporter permease — its product is MSALTPARPGSASSSSASGRGSTTTSASDGRPPRRGLTGLQRAFGRHPIGVLLALPYAVFLAAVFAYPVVLAAWMSVHDWFFSAPGVEVDHPFVGFENYRQVLTDPQVHQAFLNIAVFLVINVPLTVALALVLAVALNRAARGRTFFRVAFYVPYVTASVALVGVWLFLLGGDGVVNSLLGPLAPDPSWLVNSSLAMPSIAGFVAWKQLGFFVLLYLAALQNVSKDLYEAASMDGAGRVRQFFTVTVPGVRTTTALVVILATITGANLFTEPYLLTGGGGPDGASTSPVLLMYQLGIEQGNPDTASALGIVLVVLVGLLVLLNRRLLRSES
- a CDS encoding carbohydrate ABC transporter permease; its protein translation is MSTTTTAVREQRPDQQPTKRGGASRWVVPAVLTLGALAFLLPFYLMVIGSLQAEPDTSISGLVPSGGLTGANYANIDGSIDLWRTLLNSGVITGGAIVGTLVFGVLAGYALAVLHFRGRGTLFAMVLLVQVIPFQLLTIPLYVLTVRTYGLADSYLGMVLPFLVNTTAVFVFRQFFLQLPPDLFSAARIDGASELRVLWSVALPLVRPALLTVVLLTFIGPWNEFLWPFLVTKEASMQPLAVALANYTANVAATTSNPYGAVLAGSVVLAAPAVGLFLVFQRHFTATNLSAGVKG
- a CDS encoding glycoside hydrolase family 130 protein — its product is MTATFPLGPFTPHASNPILSPRGTTWESGSVYNPAALVVDGFEGADGQEVVLLYRAHADDVVSHVGLARSRDGVHFTCDPDPVFSPAEPHEVHGVEDPRVTEVDGTYYLTYSAYDGERALLCLATSTDLRTWERHGVVLPELNSFAGHEGGPTGPWTKAGGILPVQVDGRWLMYVGEGSIYLAESDDLVHWRLVSDRPVLEPEPGTWSEFLVEVGPPPVLLDNGLICLVYNAAVKLPEGGVRYVCGQALFDPADPTRLVAKLDQPWLEPRTAEEQHGLVSNVTFVEGLVQFQGSWFAYYGQSDSTLGVAVAPAGEGFGGSSLSARTAVLSPA